The Phoenix dactylifera cultivar Barhee BC4 chromosome 9, palm_55x_up_171113_PBpolish2nd_filt_p, whole genome shotgun sequence genome window below encodes:
- the LOC103702258 gene encoding heme-binding protein 2, with translation MAASLRRPLSSIIPILLLANFALPSPLAADGAAATLGSYPPTCERIECPSYDVIDGGNGYEIRRYNSPVWMSTSTIEDISFVNATRIGFLLLFDYIDGKNEYGEKIEMTAPVITQVSPSDGPFCASSFIVSFYVPKNNQADPPPAEGLHVQKWGVKYAAVRQFGGFVLDSSVGEEAAALYASLQGSNWASAVDQGQKGDPTSVYTVAQYNSPFEFTGRVNEIWMMFDMEEKSAV, from the exons ATGGCCGCCAGTCTCCGGCGTCCGCTATCTTCTATCATCCCCATTCTCCTTCTCGCCAACTTTGCCCTCCCATCGCCGTTGGCCGCTGATGGGGCGGCGGCCACCCTGGGATCCTATCCTCCGACGTGCGAGCGCATCGAGTGCCCCTCGTACGACGTGATAGACGGAGGAAACGGGTACGAGATCCGCCGATACAACTCGCCGGTGTGGATGTCCACCTCCACCATAGAAGACATCTCCTTCGTGAACGCCACCCGGATCGGATTTCTACT ACTCTTCGACTATATTGATGGAAaaaatgagtatggggaaaAGATAGAGATGACTGCTCCGGTGATCACCCAAGTCTCACCTAGCGACGGACCCTTCTGCGCATCTTCCTTCATCGTAAGCTTCTACGTGCCAAAGAATAATCAGGCCGATCCACCTCCTGCTGAGGGCCTTCATGTGCAGAAGTGGGGGGTCAAATATGCAGCCGTGAGGCAGTTTGGAGGATTCGTGCTGGATTCCAGCGTTGGAGAGGAAGCGGCGGCGCTGTACGCCAGTCTCCAGGGCTCCAACTGGGCCTCCGCAGTCGACCAAGGCCAGAAAGGAGATCCGACATCCGTTTATACGGTTGCTCAGTACAATTCGCCATTTGAGTTCACCGGTAGAGTAAATGAGATCTGGATGATGTTTGACATGGAAGAAAAAAGTGCCGTCTAA
- the LOC103702331 gene encoding uncharacterized protein LOC103702331 isoform X1 produces MAAQQAIERQREGAEVFHGADLCKKKSVELLGELHLPKGLLPLSGLEEVGYNRATGFVWMKQKKGSQHVFKKIGRAVSYATEVTGFVEDRRMKRMTGVKTKELLIWVSLSDMYIDDSDHTKITFKTAAGVGRSYPVSAFEEEEEEEAKK; encoded by the coding sequence ATGGCGGCGCAGCAGGCGATCGAGAGGCAGAGGGAGGGGGCGGAGGTGTTCCACGGGGCGGATCTGTGCAAGAAGAAATCGGTAGAGCTGCTGGGGGAGCTGCACCTGCCCAAGGGGCTGCTGCCGCTAAGCGGGCTGGAGGAGGTGGGGTACAACCGGGCGACGGGGTTCGTGTGGATGAAGCAGAAGAAGGGGAGCCAGCACGTGTTCAAGAAGATCGGGAGGGCGGTGTCGTACGCGACGGAGGTGACGGGCTTCGTGGAGGACCGGCGGATGAAGCGGATGACCGGGGTCAAGACCAAGGAGCTCCTCATCTGGGTCTCCCTCTCCGACATGTACATCGACGACAGCGATCACACCAAGATCACCTTCAAGACCGCCGCCGGGGTCGGGAGATCATACCCCGTCTCCGCcttcgaggaggaggaggaggaggaggcgaagAAGTGA
- the LOC103702331 gene encoding uncharacterized protein LOC103702331 isoform X2 has protein sequence MAAQQAIERQRELHLPKGLLPLSGLEEVGYNRATGFVWMKQKKGSQHVFKKIGRAVSYATEVTGFVEDRRMKRMTGVKTKELLIWVSLSDMYIDDSDHTKITFKTAAGVGRSYPVSAFEEEEEEEAKK, from the exons ATGGCGGCGCAGCAGGCGATCGAGAGGCAGAGGGAG CTGCACCTGCCCAAGGGGCTGCTGCCGCTAAGCGGGCTGGAGGAGGTGGGGTACAACCGGGCGACGGGGTTCGTGTGGATGAAGCAGAAGAAGGGGAGCCAGCACGTGTTCAAGAAGATCGGGAGGGCGGTGTCGTACGCGACGGAGGTGACGGGCTTCGTGGAGGACCGGCGGATGAAGCGGATGACCGGGGTCAAGACCAAGGAGCTCCTCATCTGGGTCTCCCTCTCCGACATGTACATCGACGACAGCGATCACACCAAGATCACCTTCAAGACCGCCGCCGGGGTCGGGAGATCATACCCCGTCTCCGCcttcgaggaggaggaggaggaggaggcgaagAAGTGA
- the LOC103701557 gene encoding LOW QUALITY PROTEIN: ubiquitin carboxyl-terminal hydrolase 15-like (The sequence of the model RefSeq protein was modified relative to this genomic sequence to represent the inferred CDS: inserted 1 base in 1 codon) has translation MLRASEADITALLLVLVVLPLVTYILLGIWNETSKKKARISMLAQLAAEEALRIEAMATADVIPAGSSLKTGFHECARCFAPATTRCSRCKSVRYCSGKCQIIHWRLGHKQECQQWQDTSSNDSGDLSLTEALQQNSHFDGLKSSVLGSDFEESLHGDLLGNVSSDPCVMKIDASQDPAAGRKLSDKRALNRTKRVLFKSDESAACAYDETISCNTDAQIVCSSLLSAEFSSKDAPLGHKLGSGNFMPDDETHRIQDTSSSSTVKNTLHQSHKLTEETRTGHKTSSSPGISTPSHVERNRINGCGIDAKATSEKVECYEGGLSSARAPADLSYSAEKVSAKGSIVFKKPPYTLGHTTSLSQKSAEKASREYPSQAIERHAYMENESRCPQTNVSRGHDGISNMEEAKVAGSKKHLKVLKQNLVSLINDNKKNKVCQLLFPYEDLVKFFHCKVGGIAPRGLLNCGNSCYANAVLQCLTYTKPLMVYLLQRPHSRTCRVKDWCLMCELEQHVSMLREGGGPSSPSRILSNMRNIGCRMGGGNQEDAHEFLRFLVMSMQSTCLEEFGGEKQVDPKLQETTLVQQIFGGRLKSKVKCLRCHIESERYENIMDLTLEIHGWVESLEDALTQFTAPEDLDGENMYRCGRCSAYVNARKQLTIHEVPNILTIVLKRFQTGNYGKINKCVTFPDMLDMIPFVTGTADNPPLYMLYAVVVHLDTLNASFSGHYISYVKDLQGTWFRIDDSEVQAVPLSQVMSEGAYMLFYSRSFPRPPRAYIEKAPLQDAAYAKCNPSKTQKSPKHGQQKQSKSQLTSGNSGYMRNDFRPEYREGIIKDQTTDYMIQSSSGNILPTRGTYGYSLNVDFSDATSSDWSLFTSSDESSFTTESTRDSFSTVDYGENANLDPISSIFSPFYVPEYSYSNGISCTKFSPCRLQTRFFSESMGCVMDSSMPSQSLGDVHXRIWNSSLLFQLSLLSSASSYSLYGRNRSNHPKDDFVRTSGFCDL, from the exons TTCTGGAAAGTGTCAAATAATACACTGGAGGCTGGGGCACAAGCAAGAATGTCAGCAATGGCAAGATACCAGCTCCAATGATTCTGGTGACCTTTCTCTTACAGAAGCACTTCAACAGAATTCTCATTTTGATGGCCTCAAATCATCAGTCCTTGGAAGTGATTTTGAAGAGTCCCTTCATGGTGATCTTCTTGGTAATGTATCGAGTGATCCTTGTGTTATGAAAATTGATGCATCTCAAGATCCAGCTGCAGGAAGAAAGCTGTCAGACAAGCGAGCCCTTAATAGAACAAAAAGAGTTTTATTTAAAAGTGATGAAAGTGCTGCATGTGCATATGATGAAACCATTAGCTGTAACACAGATGCTCAAATTGTATGTTCAAGCTTGTTGTCTgcagagttttcatcaaaagatGCTCCTCTGGGACATAAG TTGGGAAGTGGGAACTTCATGCCTGATGATGAAACTCATAGGATTCAGGACACCAGCAGTTCATCCACTGTCAAAAATACTTTGCATCAGTCTCATAAATTAACAGAGGAAACTAGAACTGGACATAAGACAAGCAGCTCTCCTGGAATATCAACCCCGTCCCATGTTGAGAGAAATAGGATAAATGGATGTGGCATTGATGCTAAGGCCACTTCAGAGAAAGTTGAGTGTTATGAAGGTGGATTGTCTTCTGCTAGGGCACCAGCCGACTTGAGCTATTCAGCTGAAAAGGTTTCAGCTAAAGGAAGCATTGTTTTTAAAAAACCTCCATACACTTTGGGGCACACAACTTCTTTATCGCAAAAATCGGCTGAGAAAGCATCAAGAGAATACCCATCTCAAGCAATAGAAAGGCATGCCTACATGGAAAATGAATCTA GATGTCCTCAAACAAATGTTTCACGGGGTCATGATGGGATCTCCAACATGGAAGAGGCAAAGGTGGCAGGATCAAAGAAACACTTAAAAGTTCTCAAACAGAATCTTGTGAGTTTGATAAATGACAATAAGAAAAATAAG GTGTGTCAGCTGTTGTTTCCTTATGAGGATCTTGTGAAGTTTTTTCATTGCAAAGTCGGGGGCATAGCTCCCAGGGGGCTTCTTAATTGTGGAAACAG TTGCTATGCTAATGCTGTCCTGCAATGTCTGACCTACACAAAACCTCTCATGGTGTACTTGCTTCAGAGGCCGCATTCAAGAACCT GCCGGGTCAAAGATTGGTGCCTCATGTGTGAACTTGAGCAGCATGTTTCTATGCTGCGGGAAGGTGGAGGCCCTTCGTCTCCCAGTAGGATCCTTTCAAACATGAGGAATATTGGCTGTCGTATGGGTGGTGGTAACCAAGAAGATGCACATGAATTTCTAAG GTTTCTAGTTATGTCTATGCAATCTACATGCCTTGAGGAATTTGGTGGTGAGAAGCAAGTAGATCCAAAATTGCAAGAGACAACACTAGTACAACAGATTTTTGGCGGTCGGCTCAAGTCGAAG GTTAAGTGCTTGAGGTGCCATATAGAGTctgaaagatatgaaaatattaTGGATCTTACACTGGAGATACATGGTTGGGTTGAATCTTTGGAAGATGCACTCACACAATTTACAGCTCCTGAGGATTTAGATGGAGAGAACATGTACAGATGTGGAAG GTGTTCTGCATATGTTAACGCCAGAAAGCAGTTGACCATACATGAGGTGCCAAACATCTTAACAATAGTTCTGAAGAGGTTCCAG ACAGGAAACTACGGCAAAATCAATAAATGTGTTACTTTTCCAGACATGCTGGACATGATCCCATTTGTGACTGGGACTGCTGATAATCCTCCCCTGTACATGTTGTATGCTGTTGTTGTACATTTGGATACCCTGAATGCATCATTCTCTGGGCATTATATATCTTATGTCAAAGATCTGCAAGGAACATGGTTCAGAATTGACGATTCTGAG GTGCAGGCTGTACCGCTGAGTCAAGTTATGTCTGAAGGTGCATACATGCTATTCTACTCAAG GTCTTTTCCGCGTCCACCAAGAGCTTACATTGAGAAAGCACCTTTACAAGATGCAGCATATGCAAAGTGTAACCCTTCAAAAACCCAGAAATCTCCAAAACATGGGCAACAGAAACAAAGTAAAAGCCAATTGACCTCAGGAAATTCAGGATACATGCGAAATGATTTCAGACCAGAGTATAGGGAAGGCATCATCAAAGATCAAACAACTGACTACATGATACAGTCCTCAAGCGGAAATATCCTCCCAACAAGGGGAACATATGGATATTCATTGAACGTGGACTTCTCTGATGCTACATCTAGCGATTGGTCTCTTTTTACAAGCTCTGATGAATCATCCTTCACCACCGAGAGTACCAGAGATTCGTTCAGCACGGTGGATTATGGAGAGAATGCTAACCTTGATCCCATTTCTTCTATATTCAGCCCCTTCTACGTGCCAGAGTATTCCTACAGCAATGGCATTTCATGTACAAAGTTCTCGCCTTGTAGGCTGCAGACAAGATTCTTCTCGGAGAGCATGGGTTGTGTTATGGATTCTTCGATGCCAAGTCAATCTCTCGGCGATGTAC AAAGAATCTGGAACAGCTCCTTGCTTTTTCAACTGAGTCTTTTATCTTCGGCAAGCAGCTATAGTCTGTATGGTCGGAACAGGAGCAATCATCCGAAAGATGATTTTGTTCGAACTTCTGGATTTTGTGATCTGTAG